One window of Pieris napi chromosome 1, ilPieNapi1.2, whole genome shotgun sequence genomic DNA carries:
- the LOC125053423 gene encoding uncharacterized protein LOC125053423, translating into MKYTVLFIVSCYIGLTHEYIAPQGLTKNGNSELQPTHNSTLSNILNTTKPKGFQKINTSSNFLQDAFERDLYASSQPKLSEINERAFIYMKSIKPIHNKLYLSQIRNDAKDGRHNIHEDKLYGDLRDKLAADQKKIECAQLKEEDDTNSLIGFDCEPHRMGTKASLKRDFLELLKMPLVRLVSKNTEDQRKSHKLNTKINNKDTKAHKGLPFDLQNKLNDESRLSASGEVEKLLDQFVNVSYEKTNQKQKTAKGNPDCHKQEIQRNMCKCKMGSYDNENTFYINDDII; encoded by the exons ATGAAATACACAGTACTGTTCATAGTTTCTTGTTATATCGGACTCACTCACGAATATATCGCACCCCAGGGACTTACAAAG aatGGTAATTCTGAGCTGCAGCCTACGCATAATTCTACtctgtcaaatattttaaatactacgAAACCAAAAGGTTTCCAAAAAATCAATACATCTTCGAATTTCCTTCAAGATGCATTCGAAAGAGATTTATATGCTTCATCCCAGCCAAAACTTagtgaaataaatgaaagagCTTTCATTTATATGAAAAGTATCAAACCTATtcataataaactatatttgtCTCAAATTCGCAACGATGCCAAAGATGGCCGTCATAACATTCACGAAGATAAGTTGTATGGAGATTTACGAGACAAATTAGCAGCAGATCAAAAGAAAATAGAATGCGCTCAGCTTAAAGAAGAAGACGATACAAATTCTCTGATTGGGTTTGACTGTGAACCCCACAGGATGGGAACAAAAGCCAGTTTAAAAAGGGATTTCTTGGAACTCCTCAAAATGCCACTGGTAAGACTGGTCTCAAAGAACACGGAAGATCAAAGGAAAAGTCACAAATTaaacactaaaataaataataaagatacgAAAGCCCACAAAGGTCTACCATTTgatctacaaaataaattgaacGATGAAAGTAGACTTAGTGCCTCAGGTGAAGTAGAAAAGCTTTTGGATCAATTTGTAAATGTGTCCTACGAAAAGACTAATCAAAAACAGAAAACAGCTAAAGGAAACCCTGATTGTCATAAACAAGaaatacaaagaaatatgtgtaaatgtaaaatgggTTCGTATGATAATGAAAATACGTTTTATATTAACGatgacattatttaa